In Thermus filiformis, one DNA window encodes the following:
- a CDS encoding DEAD/DEAH box helicase: protein MEFKDFPLKKEVLAALEAKGFRTPTPIQAAALPLALEGRDVLGQARTGTGKTLAFGLPIAQRLERETARGRAPRALVLTPTRELALQVASELAWVAPHLEVVTVYGGTGYTKQAEALRRGADVVVATPGRALDYLRQGILDLSRVEIVVLDEADEMLSMGFEEDVETLLEATPKERQTLFFSATLPSWAKRLAERHLKNPVLVNVIKDEGVTYEELALQAPLQSRLSLLSDLLYTWAPRRTIVFTRTKAETEEIAHGLGKLGHRAAAIHGDMTQREREKVMQAFRQGEVQVLVATDVAARGLDIPEVDLVVHYRLPEKAESYQHRSGRTGRAGRAGRVLLLYGPREKRELEALEKAVNRRFKRINPPTPEEVLEAKWTHLLARLSKTPKEDRRIWQDFASRLFAEGQVEAVAALLALVLGGAPRPKSLLTGEENWVTLRLQGPRLSVARVVALLKGEGVEEVGRVQLTESAAYVDLRPEEAERLLASGLEELKVDRAREVPEAPSEPVRSARPDRQNRRRVRSA from the coding sequence ATGGAGTTTAAAGATTTTCCGCTCAAGAAGGAAGTGCTGGCCGCCCTCGAGGCGAAGGGATTCCGGACCCCCACCCCCATCCAGGCCGCGGCCCTGCCCCTGGCCCTAGAGGGGCGGGACGTCCTGGGCCAGGCCCGGACCGGGACGGGCAAGACCCTGGCCTTCGGCCTGCCCATCGCCCAGCGGCTGGAACGGGAGACGGCCCGGGGCCGCGCCCCCAGGGCCCTGGTCCTCACCCCCACCCGGGAGCTGGCCCTGCAGGTGGCGAGCGAGCTCGCCTGGGTGGCCCCCCACCTCGAGGTGGTGACCGTCTACGGGGGAACGGGCTACACCAAGCAGGCGGAGGCCCTGCGCCGGGGAGCGGACGTGGTGGTGGCCACCCCGGGCCGGGCCCTGGACTACCTGCGCCAGGGGATTTTGGACCTATCCCGGGTGGAGATCGTCGTGCTGGACGAGGCCGACGAGATGCTCTCCATGGGGTTTGAGGAGGACGTGGAGACCCTCCTCGAGGCCACCCCCAAGGAGCGGCAGACCCTCTTCTTCTCCGCCACCCTGCCCTCCTGGGCCAAGCGCCTGGCGGAGCGGCACCTGAAGAACCCCGTCCTGGTCAACGTCATCAAGGACGAGGGGGTGACCTACGAGGAGCTGGCCCTCCAGGCCCCCCTGCAAAGCCGCCTGAGCCTTCTTTCCGACCTTCTCTACACCTGGGCCCCCAGGCGGACCATCGTCTTCACCCGGACCAAGGCCGAGACGGAGGAGATCGCCCACGGCCTGGGGAAGCTCGGCCACCGGGCGGCGGCCATCCACGGGGACATGACCCAGCGGGAGCGGGAGAAGGTGATGCAAGCCTTCCGCCAGGGGGAGGTGCAGGTCCTGGTGGCCACGGACGTGGCCGCCCGGGGGCTGGACATCCCCGAGGTGGACCTGGTGGTCCACTACCGCCTCCCGGAAAAGGCGGAAAGCTACCAGCACCGCTCGGGCCGGACGGGCCGGGCGGGCCGGGCGGGCCGGGTGCTCCTCCTGTACGGCCCCCGGGAGAAGCGGGAGCTCGAGGCCCTGGAGAAGGCGGTGAACCGCCGCTTCAAGCGCATCAACCCTCCCACCCCCGAGGAGGTCCTGGAGGCCAAGTGGACCCACCTCCTGGCCCGGCTGAGCAAGACCCCCAAGGAGGACCGGCGGATCTGGCAGGACTTCGCGAGCCGCCTCTTCGCCGAGGGCCAGGTGGAGGCCGTGGCCGCCCTTTTGGCCCTGGTTTTGGGGGGAGCCCCCAGGCCCAAGAGCCTCCTCACCGGGGAGGAGAACTGGGTCACCCTGCGCCTCCAGGGGCCCCGGCTGTCCGTGGCCCGGGTGGTGGCCCTCCTCAAGGGAGAAGGGGTGGAGGAGGTGGGGCGGGTCCAGCTCACGGAGAGCGCCGCCTACGTGGACCTGAGGCCGGAGGAGGCGGAAAGGCTTCTGGCTTCCGGCCTGGAGGAGCTCAAGGTGGACCGGGCCCGGGAGGTGCCCGAGGCCCCCTCGGAGCCCGTGCGGAGCGCCCGCCCCGACCGCCAAAACCGCCGCCGGGTCCGAAGCGCCTGA